In Dermacentor variabilis isolate Ectoservices chromosome 7, ASM5094787v1, whole genome shotgun sequence, a genomic segment contains:
- the hpo gene encoding serine/threonine-protein kinase hippo, whose amino-acid sequence MSSKSELKKLSEESLTRQPEEVFDIICKLGEGSYGSVYKALHKESGQVLAIKQVPVDTDLQEIIKEISIMQQCDSPYVVKYYGSYFKGSDLWIVMEYCGGGSVSDIMRLRKKTLTEDEIATILSDTLRGLEYLHQRRKIHRDIKAGNILLNTEGHAKLADFGVAGQLTDTMAKRNTVIGTPFWMAPEVIQEIGYDCVADIWSLGITALEMAEGKPPYGDIHPMRAIFMIPTKPPPSFRDPDRWSPEFIDFVSRCLVKNPEERATASDLLQHVFISNAKPVAILQQMIVEARDIQEDEAFRKDRRGSTGEAFLDDDEVDAGTMVKLDADPGTLVPDRGAGGDAPMNSDLESDLGTLIINSDGEEDDSTMKRHDTSTGERKESYRPYFLDHFDKKEREQQGSSGSNSKASPRHDGTPHPNYFPQDLSKALAATAPQGLIRPPATSHTGSAYVHQEVAQAVPTCQEHFAQQLQRQLNQMNTPLPASVASQAELLLQQQQQQQQQQQQQQRLFQQQQQHQQQLQQLQQLQRMQQQLQHGQMQPPLHNQIQQQQQQQLSAAQSPSHMDMVQVPRFQQRGYMEGDFDYLKYLSYEELGHRMSSLDSEMEREIEDLRRRYHAKRQPILDAMDAKKKRQQNF is encoded by the exons ATGTCGTCTAAAAG CGAACTAAAGAAACTAAGCGAAGAGAGCCTGACCCGGCAGCCAGAAGAGGTCTTCGACATCATCTGTAAGCTCGGCGAAGGCAGCTATGGCAGTGTCTACAAAGCGTTACACAAGGAGTCTGGACAG GTGCTCGCCATCAAGCAAGTGCCTGTGGACACAGATCTGCAGGAAATCATCAAGGAAATTTCTATTATGCAGCAGTGTGACAGCCCATACGTGGTCAAGTATTATGGCTCATACTTTAAAGGGTCTGACCTGTgg ATTGTTATGGAGTACTGTGGTGGAGGATCGGTATCGGACATCATGAGGTTACGGAAGAAAACG CTCACCGAAGATGAAATTGCAACTATCCTGTCCGACACGCTGCGAGGATTGGAATATTTGCATCAGCGGCGGAAGATACATAGAGACATCAAGGCAGGCAATATTTTGCTCAACACAGAAGGACATGCCAAGTTGGCTGACTTTGGCGTTGCTGGCCAGCTCACA GACACCATGGCAAAGCGCAACACTGTGATTGGCACACCATTCTGGATGGCACCAGAAGTGATCCAGGAGATTGGCTACGACTGTGTAGCGGACATCTGGAGCCTGGGCATCACAGCTCTGGAGATGGCTGAGGGGAAGCCGCCCTATGGGGACATTCACCCTATGAGG GCAATCTTCATGATTCCCACCAAACCTCCTCCATCATTTCGGGATCCAGACCGGTGGTCGCCGGAATTCATTGATTTCGTCTCACGGTGCTTGGTCAAAAACCCAGAGGAAAGGGCCACAGCATCGGACCTCCTTCAG CATGTCTTCATCAGCAATGCAAAACCTGTGGCGATCCTGCAGCAGATGATTGTTGAAGCCAGGGACATTCAGGAGGATGAGGCATTCCGCAAGGACAGGAGAGGCAGCACCGGTGAAGCG tttcttgatgatgatgaggtgGATGCTGGCACGATGGTGAAACTGGACGCTGATCCAGGCACCTTGGTTCCTGACAGAGGGGCTGGTGGCGATGCCCCAATGAACAGTGATCTAGAGTCCGACCTTGGCACGTTGATCATCAATAGTGATGGCGAGGAGGATGACTCTACCATGAAAC GTCATGACACTTCCACCGGGGAGCGCAAGGAGAGCTATCGGCCGTACTTTCTGGACCACTTTGACAAAAAAGAGCGGGAGCAGCAGGGAAGCAGTGGAAGCAATTCCAAGGCGTCACCGCGGCACGACGGCACTCCGCACCCAAACTATTTTCCTCAGGACCTGTCCAAGGCACTGGCAGCCACTGCGCCACAG GGCCTGATTCGGCCACCAGCAACAAGCCACACAGGCAGTGCCTATGTACACCAGGAAGTTGCTCAAGCGGTGCCCACCTGTCAGGAACACTTTGCACAACAGCTTCAGCGGCAGCTGAACCAGATGAACACGCCCCTGCCAGCCAGCGTGGCATCTCAggcagagctcctgctgcaacaacaacagcaacaacaacagcaacaacaacaacagcagagactctttcagcagcagcagcaacaccagcagcagttGCAGCAGCTTCAGCAGCTTCAGCGCATGCAGCAGCAACTACAGCACGGACAGATGCAACCGCCTCTGCACAACCAgattcagcagcagcaacagcagcagctctCTGCCGCCCAGTCACCCTCTCACATGGATATGGTGCAAGTACCAAGGTTCCAGCAACGCGGCTACATGGAAGGTGACTTCGATTAT CTCAAGTATCTCAGCTACGAGGAGCTTGGTCATCGCATGTCCAGCCTTGACTCTGAGATGGAACGGGAAATCGAAGACCTTCGCCGCCGCTACCATGCCAAGCGACAGCCTATTTTGGACGCTATGGACGCGAAGAAAAAGCGGCAGCAAAACTTTTAA